DNA sequence from the Salvia splendens isolate huo1 chromosome 19, SspV2, whole genome shotgun sequence genome:
CATTTCTCAAGTTCACATCCAGCATTATTATTTCACACATCTGTTCAGACGTTCAGTAATATAAACTCACAGTTTTTATTCTTtcatttttctactttattaactctaataaataaaattactattTCTAAAGTTAATTTAACTCATTTGTATTTCTGTAAAAATAGACGTTGGCTACGTAAGTCAAATATTTAGTTCAATCCTCACATATGTTTTGCTTTTGAGTTTTTGGATAATTCTAAttctactttaattaatttcattcaTAGGCCtttattaaagtaattgaaaacaatttaattatttatttttgtgacAGAAAAAGAATTCGATCTTTAGAAATAGAACGTTATTGATTTAATCAATCATGTTGAAGGTGACAACATTTTTGCAGGCCAAGCCCATGAATCATTTATGAGCCAGCCCAATAAATTCATCTTATTTGCCTTTTATTTATGGGCCAATCCAATATAGAGAAGACTGTTCTGATGATTCTTCTCATATTTTATgttctatttattttaattatttaaatgtgATAGGGGgagagggagtactactcaaatttgaatattttatgaaatgtaGTATACAATGCATGAGGTGATCCCTTCCAGGGacagggacagagggagtacatagttaaaatcataaaatttaaaagttacataattaaatcctaaaaatttaaaaatacatccGTGGAAATTTAAAGAAGACTAGTCCGATGGCGGTATCCCAATTGCCGTCGGAGGGCTGCTATAATTGCATTATTAGTGGAATTTTTGTAATAGTATATTGGAAAAATACTTTATTTCATTGCAATTTTCGATCAATTTCAAAGGAGGTAGGATTTTATGCTTACTCCTCTGAAAAAGTTATCAATGGAACATTAAATGTTGTTGATGAATTAAACTATCTCTAAATATATGAACTAGCTATgggtaattttcaattttccacacgacctaaatattttattaagggGATTCAATGGTATTTTGTAATGAGGGTGAAATTCTAGATAAATCATGAAATCTGATTAAATCATGAAAGTCTTTATTTATTGTCAATGCTTTACCAATATTTTCGGTAACGTGAAATTATGCACATATCGGTGGCATATATATAGTGACCCAAAAAACATGTTCCATCATATgcaattaattttgaaattaccATAGTTTTGTAATTGTAGAGTAATCTTAAATTCATTTTGCATAATCACTCTCATCATGTCCAATTTTCAAGAAAGGGGCGTTAATGCCCATTTTTCTGTAAAACTATAAAAACAGACTCTGACAACATCTTATCAATGTGTATCATAATCAATTAGGTGTACCAAAATGAGAATATTTCTATCATTTATCTTGATTATATCACACATTAACTTTGCATTATCAAAGAAATGTATTTTTACTCCTAAAGTTGAAGTTCACATCATTAGCAATCTCTCGACAAATTCTCCATCACTGGAAGTGCATTGTCAATCTGGAGAAGATGATCTAGGAAACCATGTGGTTGGTGTTAATCAAGATTACCATTGGAGTTTTTGTAATAGTGTGTTGGGAAATACTTTATTCAGTTGCAATCTTCGATCAGGTTCAAAGGAAGTAGGATTTGTTGCTTACTCTTCCGAATGGAGACAATGGTGTCCTAACAATACATGCAAATGGACAGCCAAAGAAGAtggtatttatttttatgaaggGAAAAGGTATCAATGGAACATTAAATGTTGTTGATGAATTAATATGTGGATGTATTATGAATAAAGTCTATCTTTAGTTATTTCAAATTGTAATTCGAGTTTTTGCAACATTTTAACTTGGAATACTTTTTCCTACTTTGGATAAATTGTCACTAAATACATGAACTATGggtcattttttatttagcaTCGATCACGTATTTTGTAATAAGTGCAAATATTTATTGAACCTAGCCGATATATTTTTCGACAACATCTGCATAAAAAGTAAGAATAAACGAAATTCTTGATTGAAATACGTATATAGTGATTTAGAGGTGATCACCTCTAAATCTCAAACCCAAATTTTGTTCAACATAAATTTGCAAATGCCATTTTAATATCCATTGTTCCGTTTTTGGAAACAAAATGCGCTATCAAAAATTCCATCGATCGAAATTGACGTGACAACCGAAATTACACGCCGATGTGGTAATCTATGTAATTTTGGTAAAATCTACGTGTAATTTGGCAATCGATGAGTAACTTGGGTGTCGCGTCGATATTTCGATCGCCGAAATTTTTTGCAGGATTAATAAAGGTAACTTCAATAAATATATGAGTACAATTTATTTGTAACAAAATACTCAAAATGATAGCTCTGTGtttatatgtacattatattgtttttgaaatattttcaacacaaacacacattatgCATGCCTAAATTGATGCTGGGAACAGattattgaaattataattCTATTTCTCCCATCGTTTTAAATCCCCAAATGAAGAAAATTTCCATTGCCGCCCTAATTTTTCACAAATCAAGATTAGGGCGTTTTAGTCAATAGATAAATTATATGGGGGTAGAATTGTCATTTCATTTGGTTTTTCATAtgatatagtactataattgaACCAAACATAGTACACAACATATTCATGGTTTAATAAACTTCTACCAAACCCTATATAGTGGAGAAATTCCCAAACCACAAAACCTTGAAAACCACATTAACACCTAAACCTTGTTAGTGGCTAAAAGTGAAGCAAACATAGTTTATAAATACAAGtgaagaaatatatattttcatgaTCACTCGCAATTTCAAGTTTTTGTTCAATCAAAATGAGGAACAATGGCGGAATGAAATTCCTCCTATTTTTCATTTTGTGGGCTCAAATATTAATTCAAGTACAACCAGTGGAATCACTAAAAGATTGCTTCACTGATCGCATACATGTATATGTAAAGAATAATCTCCCTCCAAATCCTCACAGCCTCGAGGCACATTGTGCATCTGGAGACGACGATCTTGGCCTCCATAGAATTGGTCGTAACGGTGATTATCATTTCACATTTTGTACTAGTTTTTGGGATAATACTTTATTCTTCTGTCATTTTTGGTGGTATAATAAGGATCAAGCTTTAGTAgtttataaaactaagaacttTAAGGATGACAATAGATGTCATAACAACCCATGTTACTATGAAGCAAGAGGTGATGGTGTCTATTATGCCAATTCCATTGGACCCAAACAAAATCTCACCAAACTATACAATTGGAATGttcacaattaatataatgCTATGGTTTAGAGGTTGCAGTTGATGAGATTGACGGATAATACCGATGTGTATTTTTTTACATTTGATGTAGTGGTTTTGCATAGAGTATTGATTAGAGTATTtgcttgtattttttttattcttttacaGATTGCAAAAGAGATTCAAACAACACAGTATTAATTAGTTTACAAACCATGAACTGTGCCCGATTGATCATAAGAAATACTTCCTCATTGTCATGATAGATCATAGTGAGAATGACATCAGCTTATTGTAAGATATTCTTCCTCTAATTAATAGGCCAAAGTTCGAATTGAATTAATGAATAGGTGAAAACTAAAGAAAGTTGTAACGCGACTTAATTGATAAGGCATCAATCAAGGATGAAACAACTTGTCACAAGTAAGATTATTTGGTACAAAAAATATTACGATTGAAAAACGTTTGTTTAAATGATAAGACGACTAGTAAAAGAATTCGATTTAATCAAATATTTGGTTTGCATAATTAACCCTTAATTGATAACTCGGCTCGCACTTAGTCACCCGTCGGGATCTCCCTCACCACCCGGCTTGTGGAGCCGGCGCAGGTGCTAAAGCAGCATCACCATCCACCACTCCTGTAACAATGCAACAATATATGAAACTATTCGGCTTCAGCCCGAGCCCATTGGGCCCAAATTCTATCGATACATGTCGGCCCAGGCTATTTTTGGGCCAGACATGGGCCTAAACCCGAACATCAGACTAATTTCCACATGTTAGTCGAGGTTAGAGCGCTCACCGCAGAAGAGGAGGTTTTGAGGAGGTGGGCGCTCCTTGGCCGGGTTCGGGTCGTCGTTGTGAACCCTAATATAGATCTCCTGTCCCATGTACCAATGCACCAAATTCTGGGATCTCAAGTTCCACATCCCGGGATTGTCAAGAAACACGTACACAGCCGTCCATCCGCTCGGATACACTTGCACGGTCGAACGAACCACCGGATCGTATAAATTATACGTGTCACGCGAATCCACCGTCCACTCCCCCAACCCTAATCTACAATCATAGTCTCAAGAAATCCATCAATACAAAAactagtaaaaataaaaaataaaaaaaagattgtagtattaaaaaaaactcaCCCTACAACAAAAAATCCAAAGCCATCTAGATGCCAagaatcaatctcatcaacaagATCATTCTTGAACACGATCTCGAGCCACCCCTTATGCACCCCTGTAACGACCGAGACCCCGTAGACCGCAGCACCACTAACCGACTGAGTAGGGAACTCATCGAGCTGGTACACGCCCGAGCCATTTCTGAAGTGATCAGCAAGCTTCAGGGGAGTAGTGGGAGTGAGATAAGACACATTGTTCACGACATAGCTCTGGACTTCGTTGATCAAAGCTCTAGACCCGTGCAGGATGAACGTCTGAGACAGCGTTACGTTCGACACGTTGAACGTGCCCTGTGGATTAGGCCTCGCAGCACCCGCAGTCAGATTCCATCTTCACTAGCGAAAACACAACATAAGTTGAAAGAAACTTGAGCAAACTAGTATTCAATGTGATTGCTTACCTTATGGATTTAGCTTGATTCATCGAAAAGTCGACGTCGAACGCACCAGGGCCGTCGGGAACCGGGCCTTGGACAGGTGATAAAGAGTTCAGGTAATGAAGTATCCCTTTGGCAACAAGGGAGCTATTGGATGAATGGAAATCGAAAAATTTCGGGGTGGCCACCACATAGTAGTCGGCCTCGTCTTGATCAGCGGTGACGAGAACCGAGTAGGACTGGCCAACGTGCACATCGAGAGAATCCAGCGTGATCTGGTTCGTGTAGGAGCCTTCCGTCTCCACAAGCACCATCGGATGCTTCTGAAACCTCAAGTTGAAGCTGAACTGAGTCCCGACATTTGAGATTCTAAACCGGTAGGTCTTCCctacacgaacacgaacacgaacacgattCAAGATCAAGAACTCGCTTGAGAACAAAACTTACAAGAATGCCACAACTCATTTTCACCTTTTGTGATGTTGAAAGACTCGTATAATGTGGAATCAAGGTTTCCATAAGGCCCCTTCCCATTCATCAACATGGCATTAGGGTACGTTCGGTTTGAGTTTTCTTGTATCGTTATCCGAGTATTCTGCCATGAAAACGAGTGATATAAAATAGAAGGATCATTCGACAAAAATGGCTGTCGCAGATTGTTACCTTGTAGTAGTCGTCCATCCAGTCGCCAACGAGGAGGTCAAACTCGGCTTCTGGTTTAGGGAAAGGCACGAGAATGACATCGCGGTTGTTGACTCGAATCGGGCCGTATCCTCCACTGGACTTCTGGAAGTTTATAGACGGGAAGTAAGTGTAGGAGCCTATCTGATCCTTTGCCTGAAAAACGTAAGTCCAGTTCGTCCAAGGCTCGATCGGGCAGTTCGTGCCCGACACTCCGTCTTGCCATGAGTTCAGCCTCTGCTGTATTCCATTCCTTAACAACACGAAAAACATAACtaaaaaatatccaaaaaaaaatactactagcaTTCTTGACCTGGTTGATTGTACCATGTAAAGAGCAAGGGTTCGTCCAGATCGTTGAACACATTGACATGAACAACGTCGTTAGTTGTCGCGTTTATGAGAGGCCCGGGGAACATTCCGTTGATCTTGATAACCTGCAAAAGCTACATACATTGGTACAAGTAGAGCGACACACAAGAGTTGTGAGAGAGAAAaacatactctctccgtcccagtCTAAATGCATTTCTaattcggcacgagattttatgtagtgttgttttgtgtgtaaAGTGGAGAGAATTAAGTAAGGGAGACGAAAAGTAGGGAGAGTGGtgtttctatatttataaatgtgtcatttagagtgtaacattccaaaaatgaaaacgtaaaatgtgtcacttagagtACGACGGAGGGACTAGGGAGTATATACTTACCGTGAGATTGCTGGTTTTGGAATAGAAATCTGCAGTGACAATCCATTCATAGTAGGTGTCTAAGCAGTTCATACAAGAGATAAGAGATAGGAGCACGAGAGAGAGAAGTGTGATTCTTGGCTGCTCGAACGAAGCCATTGTAGCACTAGAGAACAAGTCAGTTTACGTCTATGATCATGTTATATAGTAGTGGTAGTACAAGAGAAGCAGGCCTTTGTTTGAAGACGAACATCAAATGATAGAGTAAAAGAGTTCATTTGTATGAATTCGGAAAGACCGATGTTCATTCATCCTCTTCTGAGTTAACAAGGTTGTTATGAACAAGCCTAAGCTGTCTTTTTGTCATGTTTACTGATTCAGTAGTTATTCTAAAGCAAAAGACTAATTCAGAAGCAATAGCCAAGAAAACTAGACAAATAAGAAAAGGTCAAAAAATAGGACAAAAGCAACAAACTACCCTACCCTTCAAACTGATCTATATATGTCTAGATTCTAAGATTTCACTTTCTTTTTGTTAATTGCTCTAATAAAGGCCTGTGAAATTAATAAGTAACAATGTAATAAATACAGAAACACTATAAATCATTTTAATTGGGatagattaaaaaaagaaaaatggatcaTTTTCAGTAGAACGAAAGGAATTGAAATGGAGTTGAAAATATGTTGCATTACCGCTCCCCACTCCGGTTGGTGGGCCATACCATGTAGCAACAGCTTCCGAGAAGGAGTTGCGCGTTGTAGTATTGATTGATTTTGTAGCGACGCTAAAGCAGGAGTAATTTAAGattaatgaagtaatataattAAAGAGAAATgttttagagacataatggTAAAGCCATAATGGGGACTTTAGTAATTATATAccagattttatttttagttaaattaatattttgtacATTTACTTTACTATCCTTTACATTAAATTGTACTACTATATTAATTAGATCTAATTAAGGACTGTATTTGTTCCCGTATATTTATGATGGACAATCTTCATTTTGGATTTTATGCGTAtatatttaaatagaaaatattagtataatgtCACGACCCAATTCTCATTAAGGATAACAAGAATGGGTgattcgcgactaatgggggattaaagaagcggggatagaaaagGGGTAAAATCTGAAGAACTTGTCGAAGGACAAATGTGATATTACCAAAATAACAGTCGAGTATTTGGTACAATCTCAAAATAGAATGTTTGATATGTCAAATGAATCAGAGTTCAATGATGAGACAATACTATTCTCATTCAACAAAACACAGCGGAATAGGTCCCAactgaacgacttcgtgtatgaagacacgaatcgtcgagaTATCCACAGCcttatttaatagcatcgactccgatcaatctTTTCTCCcacttgacgttcaacctgcacgtttataaatacatgcagggctgagtacaggagtactcagtgaacacatgctgaaaacaaaacatacaaatataagttgtcatccatcaacagtatcacacgggagttttcttaaaaggcccgagcatactaaattcttttgtgatcttaaaagtttGATTGCAATCTAAGTTCTTTTGTATTCTGCCATGTCTGAGAATCTAGTgtaccgtgaaggtggccaccttcaacagtatcctcgccggccaacctctctctaggatggctcacagctcTTGTGCACATaattccgaataggatttgcggtcctattgggaaccgaattcgttactaaccttttggcatcgccaaaagtctcggcatatagccctatcagacaggtctcaaaaacaaacattttctggcatgacaacaactttaaaagagatgatcacattctcatttttcagaaaagatatttcatacttcaaaacatttgctttatatccacactatagtgctggatattaaaagaaagcccacctcttGTGCTTATCTCCACTTAAATTCCTCGCTGGGCCTCACTTGCCCCTGAATATTTTTCTCCCTTGAAAATaatagcgtaacacgctaattagcacttgaactatttctctgaaaagaatgcatgcatcctacaggatagcatctatctcttagtctcggcttataggatttCTCTTTAAATCCTAACTAGGCTTTACTGCTCTGCAGCACTTAATTACTATCTTTACTTcctttggagaaattctatttcctCAATAAAATACGGATTTTTAAAATCCCTTCTTAAATTCCTTCTCCTTCAaatttttcttaaggccgcacatggcgtcgcggggcgacgccggtcggcttTCGCGTCTCCGCTTTAATATTTTCCATCATCGGGAACTCAATAATTTATTCGGGAATTAATTAAGCTTCAAgctcaatttcttaaattaattccacTTCGCAATTAATTTCCCAAGTCCACTAATTTTAATGAGTAGCACATTCCAAAAAACCTCATGGCCCAAAACCTTTTTAATTGAGGACAACTCATTCTTCCTAATTTATTTTCGGCCCATTCTCCTCTCGAAAGGCCCATTTTTGATTTAAATGAAGCATGAAACAATCTTGGCCCAACTTAAAATAATAGCccatttctcttcttctttttcttttatttaaatttgggcccaattcgatttttttatgaaaaggCCCAATTAAACACCTCTCTCCTTCCtttccttctctttctctctccccgtaACCTCTCTTCCTTCTTTCCCCAAATTCTGTTCCTTCAATTAACTTAGGGATTTCTCCCAAATTCAATTTCTCCCAGCCGTATCGACTCCTTCGCCTCGACGCGTCGCCATCTCCGGCGAGAATTAGCCGTCGCCGTTCACGCCCTCCCCTCGGCGTCTTTCCTCTCGGAACTTTCGGAGTCCCGTCAGCGGGTACCTCCTCCTCCATCGTTTTCTCCCCCTCCGTCGAGCCTTGCGGCGCCGGCCCTTCCTCACGTCGGCGAAGCTCTCGCAGCCTCCGTCGGAGTTACCGACGCGGATGAGGCATCGCCCCTCTCGCTCTCCTCCTTCTCCGACGAGCCTTGCGGCGCCGGTTAGTGTCGGGCGTCCTTCGGCGTCGTCTCGGTGATTCAGACGCTGCTGCCTCCTTCCCTTCTTCCCCAGCCGCGGCATGCAGCTGTCTCGCCGGAGTTTCCGGAGCTCCGCCGTTATTCGGTTTTCGTCGGACAGCCCTACACACCAAGCTAAGTCCCTTCCCCCTATTCCGCTTTCACCATTTCGTGATTCAATCCAAGTTTGAGTTTGGACAGTAGCTTGCTATTGTTTTTGTTATATCATCCTTGTTCCAATGATTATTGTGCTTTGAGGGGAAGTTGGTAGTAGCTTATTGTTTAGCTCAAGTTGTTCATTGTTTGAGGGGGTTCTACCTATTGTGACTGCTTCTAAACTGTGATGAATCTTATTGAGCAATTCTATGTTCTTGTGCTACCTCATTTGTCTATATGATGCAAGGAGTGTTGTTGAGGGGGTTACCTTGCTGGGTGATTCTTTTCGGTTATAAACTGATCTCTTGCCGCCCTTGCTCCCCTTCCCTCCCTTTCGCTGCACTTCTTGCGATAGTGTCGAAAATAGTATGGGAAGGAGGGAGTGGTGAGGGGGCTGTTTATATAGCTCTTGAATGTTGGCATTTTGTGCCAGATTTTTGGAGATTGATGCTTCTAATTTGGGACTGCATACCTAGCTCCTTTTGGGTTCTATGAGTATGTTGATTCATACTAGAATGGTGAAATTTTTGGGGAGCAAAAATCCCTTCTCTTGGCTGTCCCTTTGAGCCTCGATGGAGGGGACTTATGCATCCATTTTTAGCTTGTGGATGAGTTCTTTCATCTTGTGGCAGCTGGTCTTGATTCCCATTTGGTGTAAGTTGAGAGTGGTCAACTTATGGCTGATTTCACAGCTCTAATTTGCAGCCTCATGGCTGCTCTGATCAGCCTACTCTCGCCCCTTTCTTAATCGAGATTGTCTCCCCCTCCCTTTTTTTTGTGTTTCAAATTTCTAACCCCTTTTTCATGCTAACTTTGCAGGTTTTTAGGGCTGCTAATCTTGGAGCTTGGGGCTGGAaatcgagaagaagaaggagggaAAGAGTAGAGGAGAATCTTGCTACATCACTTGCCTTGTTTCATTGCTAAGTTTAGGAAATGCTGGAGCATTAGCTTTAGAGTAGCTTCTTGACTAAGCTCTAGTTAGACACTAGTTAGTGTTGTCCCTAACAAGTACTATTAGCATTTCCATTTTCTTCCATGTAATTGTATCTCCAAAGTGAAATCTTAATAAAAGCATATCTCATACTTTTATCATTAAATGCATTTCCTTGCAACTTCTTGTTTTTAATACAATACTTGACTTATCCCAACGTCGAAGAACAACGAAAAATTCTACGCCCTCCAAACGAGAATTAATCGAGCTAATAATCCGACTTAATCAAAATACAAGGATTAAAAATCCGGGGCGCCACATATAAATTTGTTGTCTTTATATATTAACATACATGAGTTCCTAATTAAATTAGtctttataaattttagtgaaaataatttaataaaaaaatagtttattacgacaataattttattaatgaatagaataaattttagtattaaaataatattaatatcttttactcacaaaatttataattattatttataaaattaataatttttatttacaaactcaattatttttatttataagaacgatcatttttaattttatattttaaaaaatttattagcATTTACTGTAATTAAGATTTTAAATAGTCTAATTAAAGTTATGAATACATTAATGCAAGTATGtgttaattaaatttcataatttaagaTTTGTCTTTCTGAAACAAAAATAGGGCAAATTAATCACAATATAAAGTATGATTATGGCACAATGACATAGTGGTATTATGGCATAGAGACATTgtgtctctaaatcactacccataattaaaatagagaaaatattatGGTTGCGATTAGTAGACATGATAGTTGTTTTGCTATAATTGTGCATTGTGAATAGTATCGGATTTTTGGatcaaatatcatatttatCCAATTAAGAAAATGccataaaataaggaaagaCTAGAATAAAATGTTTGGTATAAGTCAATATATACGTAAAACAGTGTTGGAATCATTTTGTGGTAAATGCATTTTCAGTTAAAGGCATTGGGTAAAAATGCTAAAAGATGATTAGTAGTTATTCATATGATATTTATATTTCCAATTATTTCATATTGAATAATTACGAATAAAATCATCATGATTATGACTAAACCACCTACTCCACTAATTGATTATTTGATGAAACAATAAGCACCTTTTGGCTGAAATGCGatcaatataaaattaatatataatagaACAAAATGCACACATTTTTTTGTAAGATTCGAACTAATTAAGACCTATAAATATTCCATAGCGAAATGTCATGTTTGaagtttttaaaaattgtataggaaaaaaaatactagctATGTTACGTTATTAACAATATGTCATATTAAACGATTATAGGCACATGATCACTACAGAAATAGataaatagtataaaaaataCTATGGTATCATTGTTGGTTTGGAATTGGTGATTAAAAATGTTAGTCCCGAAAAATGAAAGGGATCACCTCATGCATTGTATACTACATTACATAATACACCATTAAAAATTAACAAGTGGATCTTATTTTATGGAAAGAAAAGTTATTTCCAATATAACCTCTCCACTTAAGTAAAGAAATTAAACTACACTAAATATCAAAAACGTATTTATTGAAATCAATTACAGTTAATTATGctcaattttaataaaaaaaacaaagaaatttCAATCAATTTTATTATCTTGATATTGTGTTTTTTCTAGAACTCAAACATGATCGTTTGATACAAGCATATTATATGCAGAAGCTatgtttataataaataaattatgaacctttaaaattttgtatattaaatattttcttactttttagtactactattttcttGAAGTTTTTccaataattttttctttttatgatattttgattttgatttttatattccTGCTATGTATTTGTACTTATTTCATGATAAacaaaaattactaatatatggACTAATGTTGCTAATACTAATTGCGATGTTATTTTagcataaaatacataaaaattaatagacatatatatattattgataTAGCAGCTAACAAAATTATGAGGAGATAACCTTTGAAAAGAAATAAGAttagtgtcacgaccgcagttagctaaggatagcataaccAGTTGAAATCGTGACTAAGGAGGGATTATAAGAAGCGAGGGTATAAATTAGGGGAATTAAAGTCAAGGAGACATAATGAGGCACACAAACTATAATTACTAGGAAAAATACTTTTACAAAATATACTCGATTATGCAGACTCGAGTGATGTTCCTACAAATTATCAGTTTAAAGGTGAAATATGCATTGCCTTATTAGCCGGCATAGTAGAAGCAAAAGAACGCGgctcatgtatgaagacatgaaccttcGAGAGTTTTATTCCTAGTTAGCTACTAGCTTGCACACCAGAGCACTTGTTTCCACCTTCCacgactcaacctgcacatttagaaatatatgcagggctgagtacaaaggtactcagtgaacacattgccgagagatacacatatacatttgaaaatattgtcaagccattataacagtaacactcggggttgatgcactatttattagcactaaaaatacctgcaagtttacagggtagatctagtatagctaaaggtcagtaccgggatatcgaacacagggaataagattgccaCTGGCTATCGTATACTTAGCGTCACatactatttagagacacagagttttgagttttggttttataaactagacacAGATAAAgaagtataaaaaaataaaatatacaaagcaggctaaagaacgtagagttttaggatacaactactacgacctagtgatgattaatctca
Encoded proteins:
- the LOC121778793 gene encoding monocopper oxidase-like protein SKS1 — encoded protein: MASFEQPRITLLSLVLLSLISCMNCLDTYYEWIVTADFYSKTSNLTVIKINGMFPGPLINATTNDVVHVNVFNDLDEPLLFTWNGIQQRLNSWQDGVSGTNCPIEPWTNWTYVFQAKDQIGSYTYFPSINFQKSSGGYGPIRVNNRDVILVPFPKPEAEFDLLVGDWMDDYYKNTRITIQENSNRTYPNAMLMNGKGPYGNLDSTLYESFNITKGKTYRFRISNVGTQFSFNLRFQKHPMVLVETEGSYTNQITLDSLDVHVGQSYSVLVTADQDEADYYVVATPKFFDFHSSNSSLVAKGILHYLNSLSPVQGPVPDGPGAFDVDFSMNQAKSIRWNLTAGAARPNPQGTFNVSNVTLSQTFILHGSRALINEVQSYVVNNVSYLTPTTPLKLADHFRNGSGVYQLDEFPTQSVSGAAVYGVSVVTGVHKGWLEIVFKNDLVDEIDSWHLDGFGFFVVGLGLGEWTVDSRDTYNLYDPVVRSTVQVYPSGWTAVYVFLDNPGMWNLRSQNLVHWYMGQEIYIRVHNDDPNPAKERPPPQNLLFCGVVDGDAALAPAPAPQAGW